Proteins from one Streptomyces roseifaciens genomic window:
- a CDS encoding maltokinase N-terminal cap-like domain-containing protein, with translation MSGPARRPTEERAQHGRGDEALVGTMEHGVLGRRWVYDGCHDPVLVAQLLALVEGRVQAQDQSVSDTPDPEVTRSFTGAGPAPADFTVTATTDGEEATELSAPHDATLHLHRVLRPGPDAPASLPEGAAGHVGGSWQLPDGTRVQGLFAVLQDLPQA, from the coding sequence GTGTCAGGGCCCGCACGCCGTCCGACGGAGGAGAGAGCACAGCATGGCCGTGGCGACGAGGCCCTCGTCGGCACCATGGAGCACGGGGTGCTGGGGCGGCGCTGGGTCTACGACGGCTGCCACGACCCGGTGCTGGTCGCCCAGTTGCTCGCCCTGGTCGAGGGCCGGGTGCAGGCCCAGGACCAGAGCGTCAGCGACACCCCCGACCCGGAGGTCACCCGCTCCTTCACCGGTGCCGGCCCGGCCCCGGCGGACTTCACCGTCACCGCCACGACCGACGGTGAAGAGGCCACCGAGCTCTCCGCCCCGCACGACGCGACGCTGCACCTGCACCGGGTCCTGCGGCCCGGCCCCGACGCCCCCGCATCCCTCCCCGAAGGGGCGGCAGGACATGTCGGCGGCTCCTGGCAACTCCCGGACGGCACCCGCGTTCAGGGGCTGTTCGCCGTCCTGCAGGACCTCCCGCAGGCCTGA
- a CDS encoding TetR/AcrR family transcriptional regulator C-terminal domain-containing protein, with the protein MVSASRSGKERGEENVTRGDGAGAAGVDPQQLWLTPGRSGRGRKPAFSRRAITAAAVALADAEGLEAVTMRRVAAQVGAGVMSLYNYAPDKETLLELMVDHVSGELPATDPLTGDWRTDLKAIGHLQRALMLRHPWLPAALSARRSLGPHTLAFLERALAALRPTRLDGAAKLEVFAQLTGFVAAHVAHEIAQAATAQAPDRAAAEARYLAAVAADGHHPELAEALAAPGRPLTPEATFTRFLDRLVDGLDTDPDAD; encoded by the coding sequence ATGGTTTCCGCAAGTCGCAGTGGCAAAGAGAGGGGCGAGGAGAACGTGACCCGTGGAGACGGCGCCGGCGCCGCCGGAGTCGACCCGCAGCAGCTCTGGCTGACTCCCGGCCGGTCCGGCAGAGGGCGCAAACCGGCCTTCAGCCGCCGGGCGATCACGGCCGCAGCCGTCGCCCTGGCGGACGCCGAAGGGCTGGAAGCGGTCACCATGCGGCGCGTCGCCGCCCAGGTCGGAGCCGGCGTCATGTCGCTCTACAACTACGCCCCCGACAAGGAGACCCTGCTGGAACTGATGGTCGACCACGTCAGCGGTGAGCTCCCGGCCACGGATCCCCTCACCGGAGACTGGCGCACCGACCTCAAGGCCATCGGCCACCTGCAGCGCGCCCTCATGCTCCGGCACCCCTGGCTCCCCGCCGCGCTGTCCGCCCGCCGGTCCCTCGGCCCCCACACGCTGGCCTTCCTGGAACGCGCACTCGCCGCCCTGCGGCCGACCCGGCTGGACGGCGCCGCGAAGCTGGAGGTCTTCGCCCAGCTCACCGGATTCGTCGCCGCGCACGTCGCCCACGAGATCGCGCAGGCCGCGACCGCACAGGCACCGGACCGGGCCGCAGCCGAAGCCCGCTATCTCGCCGCCGTCGCCGCGGACGGCCACCACCCCGAGCTCGCGGAAGCCCTCGCCGCACCCGGACGGCCCCTCACCCCCGAGGCCACCTTCACCCGTTTCCTCGACCGTCTCGTCGACGGCCTCGACACGGACCCCGACGCCGACTGA
- a CDS encoding AraC family transcriptional regulator, whose amino-acid sequence MTTQARDRVQQADPLPLHRLQVAAPQVPPFAMGSFDALGPDSRAGYPHRHTFYEIVYVTGGSGAHVIDLVRRPLSPPHLCVILPGQVHHWEQVSGLRGVLTLFTEDFLLARPGDRQLLRTLAEQHWLRLPAASSGGDGDAAGIGPLIRAMAAEFAAKADGYASVLEAYLHILLVRALRLPGARRPDAAAGRAAEVAREFGLLLTGTAGAERSVGAYAARIGVSVGYLNEAVKQATGRTPGELIRAARTLEAKRLLAGSSLGVGQVARRVGFTDPAYFCRFFRRETGLSPGDFRRRTVTEEPGKAEPHVSPGNHHVCPAESIDPQGPPP is encoded by the coding sequence ATGACCACACAGGCACGCGACCGGGTGCAGCAAGCCGACCCCCTTCCCCTGCACCGTCTGCAGGTCGCTGCGCCGCAGGTACCGCCGTTCGCCATGGGCTCCTTCGACGCCCTCGGCCCCGACTCCCGGGCGGGCTACCCGCACCGGCACACCTTCTACGAGATCGTCTACGTGACCGGCGGCTCGGGAGCCCACGTGATCGACCTCGTCCGCAGGCCCCTCAGCCCTCCCCACCTGTGCGTCATCCTGCCCGGGCAGGTGCACCACTGGGAGCAGGTGTCGGGCCTGCGCGGCGTCCTGACGCTGTTCACCGAGGACTTCCTGCTGGCACGCCCCGGCGACCGGCAGTTGCTGCGCACGCTCGCGGAGCAGCACTGGCTCCGGCTCCCCGCCGCGTCCTCCGGCGGGGACGGCGACGCCGCGGGCATCGGCCCGCTCATCCGGGCCATGGCAGCCGAGTTCGCTGCGAAGGCCGACGGGTACGCGTCCGTGCTGGAGGCGTACCTGCACATCCTGCTCGTACGCGCCCTGCGCCTGCCCGGCGCGCGAAGACCCGACGCCGCAGCCGGCCGGGCCGCGGAAGTCGCTCGGGAATTCGGCCTGCTGCTCACCGGGACCGCGGGTGCCGAGCGGTCGGTGGGGGCGTACGCGGCGCGCATCGGCGTCTCCGTCGGCTATCTGAACGAGGCCGTCAAACAGGCCACCGGCCGTACGCCCGGCGAGCTGATCCGCGCGGCCCGGACGCTGGAGGCGAAGCGGCTGCTGGCCGGTTCCTCTCTGGGCGTCGGCCAGGTCGCCCGGCGCGTGGGCTTCACCGACCCCGCGTACTTCTGCCGCTTCTTCCGGCGCGAGACCGGCCTCAGCCCCGGGGACTTCCGCCGCAGGACGGTGACGGAGGAGCCGGGAAAGGCAGAGCCCCACGTAAGCCCAGGGAATCACCATGTTTGCCCAGCGGAGTCCATCGATCCGCAGGGCCCGCCTCCCTAG
- a CDS encoding DUF1707 and FHA domain-containing protein has product MTSPEFRTRVTRPSEADRERALAILRDGTGDGRLSHDTFMRRMDLVLTARTSAEIELAMADLPVRGRFSDFILRTVSRLSAFGAHVRGAWRGARLPGLRLPEPGTKPLTIGRAPVSDLRLEDDTVSRRHAELRWLDHGWRLTDLGSRNGTYVNGLRIAGSVRVGPGDHVAFGDLGYRLSV; this is encoded by the coding sequence ATGACGTCCCCTGAGTTCCGTACGCGCGTGACACGGCCCTCCGAGGCCGATCGGGAGCGGGCCCTGGCGATCCTGCGCGACGGCACCGGCGACGGCAGGCTGTCCCACGACACGTTCATGCGCCGCATGGACCTCGTCCTGACCGCCCGCACCAGCGCCGAGATCGAGCTCGCCATGGCCGATCTCCCCGTCCGCGGACGGTTCTCGGACTTCATCCTGCGTACGGTGAGTCGTCTGTCCGCCTTCGGGGCCCACGTGCGCGGAGCCTGGCGGGGTGCGCGGCTCCCCGGCCTCCGGCTTCCCGAGCCCGGTACGAAGCCGCTGACCATCGGCCGGGCCCCGGTCTCCGACCTGCGCCTGGAGGACGACACGGTCTCCCGTCGCCACGCGGAGCTGCGCTGGCTCGACCACGGCTGGCGCCTGACGGATCTCGGCTCCCGCAACGGCACCTACGTCAACGGCCTGCGCATCGCCGGGTCCGTGCGGGTCGGGCCCGGCGATCACGTCGCATTCGGCGACCTCGGCTACCGGCTGTCGGTCTGA
- a CDS encoding DUF4157 domain-containing protein — translation MAEHVHRTARAEVRSPLHRPVMISRPSSMYERQARAAAVGRPSLSRIGPTAAGPAPGFTRPPGNAARTAIASALAAPGQALEPATRKRMESHHGYDFSRVRVHTDARADASARLLDAAAYTAGRHIVFAAGHYRPATPPGRALIAHELAHVIQQEPSARPDGPLYVQRSGPLGFLGDVVNFLGDAVSFVGDIFTQGPAEAFSRLVGEGTFPPEELQRYLGKLRRTGKPEGDYDSDNKARAAVALWEAGDPSVVLDPQLKRLLVRDLYDGYVSKGDAQAILTILERSLGPDLTAVLSSGGVRTKELHDSFGASERARLVHLLDERVEGGFAEAMKDRVVPSDRGVSAAPHLNDETFRKEWEKALQEGVELLVRSKKEAQGCAFPRPGELRFDAEHFTSSQTNMEKMQGHERLVPKTATPYEAVGLLFQHLERWTCECLFFTQLAQLYAWRKMLPVAAAFNAKFPEFHVGGGRGTSVKGLESDQRDVGDPAGLEQAPVGSVVVWFNRSVHAKGTAFEYEHAIKTSHGVKGEPDKYAAHPFEEEQPGGGTRWQLTADEIKRHLAEQNPDFPFHFLLTAGEVKELERDGVAPSVITALRSIVGIDKVTWLEYFKVLPRRELAQLPRPEGLGQLGKIRARARKQPDQGAAGQYIEREIELNKIEVPK, via the coding sequence ATGGCCGAGCACGTGCACCGGACAGCCCGCGCCGAGGTGCGCTCGCCGCTGCATCGGCCCGTCATGATCAGCCGGCCCAGCAGCATGTACGAGCGGCAGGCCCGGGCCGCCGCAGTCGGCCGCCCGTCGCTGTCGCGTATCGGCCCGACCGCCGCAGGGCCGGCGCCCGGGTTCACCCGGCCCCCGGGAAACGCCGCCCGTACCGCCATCGCGAGCGCGCTCGCCGCGCCCGGTCAAGCACTGGAACCGGCCACGCGGAAGAGGATGGAATCGCACCACGGCTACGACTTCAGCCGGGTCCGGGTGCACACCGACGCGCGCGCGGACGCGTCTGCGCGGTTGCTCGACGCGGCTGCGTACACGGCCGGACGGCACATCGTCTTCGCCGCCGGCCACTACCGGCCGGCCACGCCGCCGGGCCGGGCCCTGATCGCCCACGAACTGGCCCACGTCATCCAGCAGGAGCCGTCCGCGCGCCCGGACGGGCCGCTGTACGTGCAGCGCTCCGGCCCGCTGGGTTTCCTCGGTGACGTCGTCAACTTCCTCGGCGATGCCGTGAGCTTCGTCGGCGACATCTTCACTCAAGGCCCGGCCGAAGCCTTCTCCCGCTTGGTCGGCGAGGGGACGTTTCCGCCTGAAGAGCTGCAGCGCTACCTCGGCAAGCTGCGCCGCACCGGCAAGCCGGAGGGGGACTACGACAGCGATAACAAGGCACGCGCAGCGGTCGCACTGTGGGAAGCCGGCGACCCTTCCGTCGTGCTCGACCCGCAGCTGAAGAGACTGCTGGTGCGCGACCTGTACGACGGCTACGTGAGCAAGGGCGATGCCCAGGCGATCCTCACCATCCTGGAGCGCAGCCTCGGGCCCGACCTCACTGCCGTCCTCTCCTCCGGCGGCGTACGGACCAAGGAGCTCCACGACTCCTTCGGCGCGTCCGAACGCGCGCGCCTCGTGCATCTCCTCGACGAGCGGGTCGAAGGGGGCTTCGCCGAGGCCATGAAGGACCGGGTGGTCCCTTCGGACCGCGGCGTGAGTGCGGCCCCGCACCTCAACGACGAGACGTTCCGCAAGGAATGGGAGAAGGCCTTGCAGGAAGGAGTCGAGTTGCTCGTGCGGTCCAAGAAGGAAGCCCAGGGATGCGCCTTCCCCCGGCCGGGCGAGCTGAGGTTCGACGCGGAGCACTTCACCTCGTCGCAGACGAACATGGAAAAGATGCAGGGGCACGAGCGGCTCGTCCCCAAGACCGCCACTCCGTACGAGGCCGTGGGGTTGCTGTTCCAGCACTTGGAGAGGTGGACGTGCGAGTGCCTGTTCTTCACTCAGCTTGCCCAGCTGTATGCGTGGAGAAAGATGTTGCCGGTGGCGGCGGCGTTCAACGCCAAATTCCCCGAATTCCATGTCGGAGGCGGCCGCGGCACGTCCGTGAAGGGCCTGGAGTCGGACCAGCGCGATGTCGGCGACCCCGCCGGCCTTGAGCAGGCACCGGTCGGATCGGTCGTGGTGTGGTTCAACCGGAGCGTGCATGCAAAGGGCACCGCATTCGAGTACGAGCATGCGATCAAGACGTCCCACGGAGTCAAGGGCGAACCGGATAAATACGCTGCACACCCTTTCGAGGAGGAGCAGCCGGGCGGTGGGACCCGGTGGCAGCTGACGGCCGACGAGATCAAGCGGCACCTGGCCGAGCAGAACCCGGACTTCCCCTTCCACTTCCTGCTGACGGCCGGCGAGGTGAAGGAGCTGGAACGTGACGGGGTGGCTCCCTCGGTCATCACCGCACTGCGGTCGATCGTGGGGATCGACAAGGTGACCTGGCTGGAGTACTTCAAGGTGCTACCGCGACGGGAGCTGGCCCAGTTGCCGAGGCCCGAAGGGCTGGGCCAGCTCGGCAAGATCCGCGCACGCGCCCGGAAGCAGCCGGATCAGGGTGCCGCCGGGCAGTACATCGAGCGCGAAATCGAACTCAACAAGATCGAGGTTCCGAAGTAG
- a CDS encoding prolyl oligopeptidase family serine peptidase has translation MADSVPVAGEGTRPDGRTGEPADPYRWLEENSSRTRAWLTTQQHLLEAHRERTDDRGWQSLLHRIETATSGRLLNPPVEAGGMLFRQVLSASGSELLTATDPHGRTRTLLDTGDRPSPTRTAGWHPDPHGRALLVQLHHDGHENGGLHLIPTDGTAPAAYLPDASPHPAVAYADGLLLYSAGTRTEHTLHARPLRDDPARSAARHPHRTVELPVPGPARITLHCGPGGHLLLRTRTAKAPSAQWWCTLWDGHGTPDWQPLPLDDLRITAFALGASHLYLATGREVSALALPDAARGHITAPAPLPRPADAGPTPGEVKAMRVLGPGPYPCLAVLRQHGTTRRLSLLGTLGMQPTHGMRAEDGVPAEPTTEAGSRGTTVLTWHARLRIGPASYGDDGRPGDALWILADDPRDGCWSHRLTPGAPPVAPPAGHSPLRTSTAVSSDGTSLPVTICDPPSAGTGPAPVLVTVYGGFGVPLEPSWDPILAAWLTAGGRVAWVHARGGGEFGPEWAAAGRGAGKSRTVDDLCAAARALVDQGEAGPGQLAALAASNGGLVLAAAVLRAPRLFSAVACAAPLTDMARYTSGGGLGRLWHDEYGDPADPAAMAALLAYSPCHHVRQGESYPATLLITGGNDARVPPWHAWKLCAALQEATAARQPVLLDHQPDTGHHGRTGTAATALSARVLALLATRTGLAAPTRPDPPSPATDVNAPSPLRALRQPTAPAPSLRSTA, from the coding sequence GTGGCTGACAGCGTGCCAGTGGCCGGTGAGGGTACCCGGCCGGACGGGCGGACCGGTGAACCGGCGGATCCCTACCGCTGGCTGGAGGAGAACTCGTCACGCACGCGCGCGTGGCTGACAACGCAGCAGCACCTGCTGGAAGCCCACCGGGAACGCACCGACGACCGCGGCTGGCAGTCGCTGCTGCACAGGATCGAGACCGCCACTTCGGGCCGCCTCCTGAACCCACCGGTGGAAGCGGGAGGGATGCTCTTCCGGCAGGTGCTGAGCGCCTCCGGCAGCGAACTCCTCACCGCGACCGACCCGCACGGCCGCACCCGCACCCTCCTGGACACCGGCGACCGCCCCTCCCCCACCAGGACGGCGGGCTGGCACCCCGACCCCCACGGCCGCGCCCTGCTCGTCCAGCTCCACCACGACGGGCACGAGAACGGCGGCCTCCACCTGATCCCCACCGACGGCACCGCACCCGCGGCGTACCTTCCCGACGCCTCACCCCACCCCGCCGTGGCCTACGCCGACGGCCTCCTGCTCTACAGCGCCGGCACCCGCACCGAACACACCCTGCACGCCCGCCCGTTACGTGATGACCCGGCCCGGAGCGCGGCCCGGCATCCTCACCGGACCGTGGAACTTCCCGTCCCCGGACCGGCGAGGATCACCTTGCACTGCGGGCCCGGAGGCCATCTGCTGCTGCGCACCCGGACGGCGAAGGCGCCCTCGGCACAGTGGTGGTGCACCCTCTGGGACGGCCACGGCACGCCCGACTGGCAGCCCCTTCCCCTCGACGACCTCCGTATCACCGCGTTCGCCCTCGGCGCGAGCCATCTCTACCTCGCCACAGGCCGGGAGGTCTCGGCGCTGGCCCTGCCGGACGCGGCCCGCGGGCACATCACGGCCCCCGCCCCGCTCCCCCGCCCCGCCGATGCCGGGCCGACGCCAGGAGAGGTCAAGGCCATGCGCGTCCTGGGGCCGGGACCGTACCCGTGCCTGGCGGTCCTGAGGCAGCACGGCACCACCCGGCGCCTCAGCCTGCTCGGCACGCTCGGCATGCAGCCCACCCACGGCATGCGTGCCGAGGACGGAGTCCCTGCTGAGCCGACGACCGAAGCGGGAAGCCGGGGCACCACGGTCCTGACCTGGCACGCCCGGCTGCGCATCGGACCTGCCTCGTACGGTGATGACGGCCGTCCCGGCGACGCGCTGTGGATCCTGGCCGACGACCCGCGGGACGGCTGCTGGAGCCACCGCCTCACCCCCGGCGCACCACCCGTCGCCCCGCCGGCAGGCCACTCCCCCCTCCGTACCTCGACCGCCGTCAGCAGCGACGGCACCTCCCTCCCCGTCACCATCTGCGACCCGCCCTCCGCCGGCACCGGCCCGGCCCCGGTCCTGGTCACCGTCTACGGCGGCTTCGGCGTCCCCCTCGAACCCTCCTGGGACCCCATCCTCGCCGCATGGCTCACCGCCGGCGGGCGCGTGGCCTGGGTCCACGCCCGGGGCGGCGGCGAATTCGGCCCGGAGTGGGCGGCGGCGGGGCGGGGCGCGGGCAAGTCGCGCACCGTCGACGACCTGTGCGCAGCCGCGCGCGCCCTCGTCGACCAGGGCGAGGCGGGCCCGGGACAGCTCGCCGCACTGGCCGCGAGCAACGGCGGCCTGGTGCTGGCCGCAGCGGTGCTCCGCGCCCCTCGCCTCTTCTCGGCCGTCGCCTGCGCCGCGCCCCTCACCGACATGGCCCGCTACACCTCGGGCGGCGGCCTGGGCCGCCTGTGGCACGACGAGTACGGGGACCCCGCCGACCCGGCCGCAATGGCAGCGCTCCTGGCGTACTCGCCTTGTCACCACGTACGGCAGGGCGAGTCCTACCCGGCCACGCTCCTGATCACCGGGGGCAACGACGCACGGGTCCCTCCCTGGCACGCCTGGAAACTCTGCGCCGCGCTCCAGGAGGCGACCGCCGCCCGGCAGCCCGTCCTCCTGGACCACCAGCCCGACACAGGCCACCACGGGCGCACCGGCACCGCCGCCACGGCCCTCAGCGCCCGCGTCCTGGCCCTCCTCGCCACCCGCACCGGCCTCGCCGCACCCACGAGACCGGACCCGCCCTCGCCAGCCACCGACGTGAACGCGCCCTCCCCGCTCCGGGCGCTCCGGCAGCCGACCGCACCCGCACCGTCCTTGAGGAGCACCGCATGA
- a CDS encoding dioxygenase — MTDDHTRRVSRKTLLKAALVAVPLPALLGSGVALARDHRPSDAPLRPTPFCDDGDDPTPPQIEGPYFKPDSPERASLLEPGTRGTRLTVEGYVFGPTCRPVAHALLDFWQADDAGAYDSRGFRMRGHQYTDARGAFKLTTIVPGLYPGRTRHLHVKVQAPGGPLLTTQLYFPGEPRNNTDPLFNAALLMNVRQAGPAKQATFDFVVNAGGPGK; from the coding sequence ATGACGGACGATCACACGCGGAGGGTCAGTCGCAAGACCCTGCTCAAGGCGGCACTCGTGGCGGTGCCCCTGCCCGCCCTGCTCGGCAGCGGCGTGGCCCTCGCCCGGGACCACCGGCCCTCGGACGCACCCCTCCGGCCGACGCCCTTCTGCGACGACGGGGACGACCCCACGCCGCCGCAGATCGAGGGCCCCTACTTCAAACCCGACTCCCCCGAGCGCGCTTCGCTGCTGGAGCCGGGGACGCGAGGCACGCGGCTCACGGTCGAGGGCTACGTCTTCGGACCGACCTGCCGCCCCGTCGCGCACGCCCTGCTGGACTTCTGGCAGGCGGACGACGCAGGCGCGTACGACAGCCGCGGCTTCCGGATGAGGGGGCACCAGTACACGGACGCCCGGGGAGCGTTCAAGCTGACGACCATCGTGCCGGGCCTCTACCCGGGCCGTACGCGCCACCTCCACGTCAAGGTGCAGGCTCCCGGCGGCCCTCTCCTCACCACGCAGCTCTATTTCCCCGGAGAGCCCCGCAACAACACCGACCCGCTCTTCAACGCGGCCCTGCTCATGAACGTCCGTCAGGCCGGCCCGGCGAAGCAGGCGACCTTCGACTTCGTGGTGAACGCGGGCGGGCCCGGGAAGTAG
- a CDS encoding ABC transporter ATP-binding protein gives MTWAHLRHGPAHQPYAHHPPAASAVDLSKVYGSGARRVAALDGVSVAFQQGQFTAIMGPSGSGKSTLMQCLAGLDTPTSGRALIGDTDLAGLSERRLTRLRRERIGFIFQAFHLLPALTVAENITLPLAITGRRPDRQWLDQVVTTLGLTDRLGHRPGELSGGQQQRVACARALAGRPDIVFADEPTGNLDTPTSAEVLSLLAHLTHRMGQTIIMVTHDPAAAAYTDRVVFLADGRITDELHHPDADRILDRMKRFNNL, from the coding sequence ATGACCTGGGCACACCTGCGCCACGGCCCGGCACACCAGCCCTACGCACACCATCCGCCGGCCGCTTCCGCGGTGGACCTCAGCAAGGTGTACGGCAGCGGAGCACGCCGCGTCGCAGCCCTCGACGGTGTGAGCGTGGCATTCCAGCAGGGGCAGTTCACCGCCATCATGGGCCCCTCCGGGTCGGGCAAATCCACGCTCATGCAGTGCCTCGCAGGACTGGACACGCCCACGTCCGGAAGGGCCCTCATCGGCGACACCGACCTGGCCGGCCTCTCCGAGCGCCGGCTGACCCGCCTGCGCAGGGAACGGATCGGGTTCATCTTCCAGGCGTTCCACCTCCTGCCCGCCCTGACCGTGGCGGAGAACATCACCCTGCCCCTGGCCATCACCGGCCGGCGCCCGGACCGGCAGTGGCTCGATCAGGTCGTCACCACGCTCGGCCTCACGGACCGGCTCGGCCACCGCCCCGGAGAACTGTCCGGCGGGCAGCAGCAACGCGTCGCCTGCGCCCGGGCCCTCGCCGGCCGGCCCGACATCGTCTTCGCGGACGAACCCACCGGCAACCTCGACACCCCCACCAGCGCCGAAGTCCTCTCCCTCCTCGCCCACCTGACCCACCGCATGGGGCAGACCATCATCATGGTCACCCACGACCCGGCGGCCGCCGCCTACACCGACCGCGTCGTCTTCCTGGCCGACGGCCGCATCACCGACGAACTCCACCACCCGGACGCCGACCGGATCCTGGACCGGATGAAGCGCTTCAACAACCTGTGA
- a CDS encoding GNAT family N-acetyltransferase: MGRSSGGGQPCRHEPLDAPRLIGSVRLRGAAPETGEAELDLRIGDKDYWGRGYATDTMRVICRYGFDEMRLHRIALTVVADNVPARRVYEKVGFVEEGRRRECFRRDGKWHDMIVMGLLEGELR, from the coding sequence CTGGGGCGCAGCTCAGGGGGTGGCCAGCCTTGCCGCCACGAGCCGCTCGACGCACCGCGGCTGATCGGGTCGGTACGGCTGCGCGGCGCCGCCCCCGAGACCGGTGAGGCCGAGCTGGACCTCCGGATCGGCGACAAGGACTACTGGGGCCGCGGCTACGCGACCGACACCATGCGGGTGATCTGCCGATACGGCTTCGACGAGATGCGGCTGCACCGGATCGCCCTGACCGTCGTCGCGGACAACGTCCCGGCTCGCCGTGTCTACGAGAAGGTCGGCTTCGTCGAGGAGGGCCGCCGGCGGGAGTGCTTCCGCCGGGACGGCAAGTGGCACGACATGATCGTCATGGGGCTCCTGGAGGGCGAACTCCGCTGA
- a CDS encoding CocE/NonD family hydrolase: MRATWRGLPAAQHEVGWEPGLSVPAADGSTLRTDHYFPRTEGDFPTLLVRSPYGRGVPWSPMYGLLFAEQGFHVVLQSCRGTGGSGGRFDLWRNEAADGRAAVSWLREQPWFTGTLGTVGPSYLGYVQWALALDPPPELKAMVVQVGLHDPYALFHADGALRLENALTVGVGMTYQHRGIVPFVRAALRLQRRMREITTARPLRGAHVPALGEVPWLDDVMTHPDAGDPYWDGASPGEAAERLSVPTGLITGWHDALADQTLEQYARLRRAGCETSLLVGPWTHTSALQQGWPEVFAESLAWLRAHLCDDPAGLRPARVRVHVGGDGTWRDLDDWPAAPGMTTAWFPAANGDLIRGAGQDASAEPTPLKTFRYDPADPTPSLGGPLLSRGAGPRDNKALEARDDVVTFTSAPLTAPVDVLGPVSAQLRISADTGCADVFARLCDVDAQGRSLNVCDGLIPLRTAGQALAEVTVPMSSTAHRFAAGHRVRLQISGGAHPRFARNPGTGEPRAEATGFTPVRITLHEGSALALPRTAEVHGPSTDG, from the coding sequence ATGAGGGCGACGTGGCGCGGCCTGCCGGCCGCACAGCACGAAGTCGGCTGGGAACCGGGCCTGTCGGTACCGGCCGCGGACGGCAGCACCTTGCGCACCGACCACTACTTCCCCCGCACCGAGGGCGACTTCCCCACGTTGCTCGTGCGTTCGCCCTACGGCAGGGGAGTGCCGTGGTCACCGATGTACGGGTTGCTCTTCGCCGAACAGGGCTTCCACGTGGTCCTGCAGAGCTGCCGCGGCACCGGCGGCTCGGGCGGCCGGTTCGACCTGTGGCGCAACGAGGCCGCCGACGGCCGGGCCGCGGTGTCCTGGCTGCGGGAGCAGCCCTGGTTCACCGGCACCCTGGGCACCGTCGGACCCAGCTACCTCGGCTACGTGCAGTGGGCCCTTGCCCTGGACCCGCCGCCGGAGCTCAAGGCGATGGTGGTCCAGGTCGGCCTGCACGACCCCTACGCCCTCTTCCACGCGGACGGCGCGCTCCGCCTGGAGAACGCCCTCACCGTCGGCGTCGGCATGACGTACCAGCACCGGGGGATCGTCCCCTTCGTGAGGGCGGCACTGCGCCTGCAGCGGCGCATGCGCGAGATCACCACCGCGCGGCCGCTGCGCGGGGCGCACGTGCCCGCCCTCGGAGAGGTGCCCTGGCTCGACGACGTGATGACGCACCCGGACGCCGGCGATCCCTACTGGGACGGCGCGTCCCCGGGAGAGGCAGCGGAGCGGCTGAGCGTGCCCACCGGCCTGATCACCGGCTGGCACGACGCCCTGGCCGACCAGACCCTCGAGCAGTACGCCCGGCTGCGCCGGGCCGGGTGCGAAACCTCCCTGCTGGTCGGTCCCTGGACCCACACCTCCGCACTTCAGCAGGGTTGGCCCGAGGTCTTCGCCGAGAGCCTCGCCTGGCTGCGCGCGCACCTGTGCGACGACCCCGCCGGCCTGCGCCCCGCACGCGTGCGCGTGCACGTCGGCGGCGACGGCACGTGGCGGGACCTCGACGACTGGCCGGCGGCGCCCGGCATGACGACGGCCTGGTTCCCCGCCGCGAACGGGGACCTCATCCGGGGTGCCGGCCAGGATGCCTCCGCGGAACCCACGCCTCTGAAGACGTTCCGCTACGATCCCGCCGACCCCACTCCGTCCCTGGGCGGGCCCCTGCTCTCCCGCGGCGCCGGCCCCCGCGACAACAAGGCGCTGGAAGCGCGGGACGACGTCGTGACGTTCACCAGCGCGCCGCTGACTGCGCCCGTCGACGTCCTCGGCCCGGTCTCCGCGCAGCTGCGCATCTCCGCGGACACCGGCTGCGCCGATGTCTTCGCCCGCCTCTGCGACGTGGACGCGCAGGGCCGTTCCCTCAACGTCTGCGACGGGCTGATCCCGCTGCGGACCGCCGGGCAGGCCCTCGCGGAGGTCACCGTGCCGATGAGCTCGACCGCCCACCGCTTCGCCGCCGGTCACCGCGTCCGTCTCCAGATCAGCGGAGGTGCGCATCCGCGCTTCGCCCGCAACCCCGGCACCGGGGAGCCGCGGGCCGAGGCCACGGGTTTCACGCCGGTCCGGATCACGCTGCACGAGGGCTCGGCGCTGGCTCTTCCTCGTACGGCCGAGGTGCACGGTCCTTCGACGGACGGATAG